The following are encoded in a window of Allosphingosinicella indica genomic DNA:
- the rpsI gene encoding 30S ribosomal protein S9, which translates to MTDNRQSLADLGNLTNQPAPAAPDAAEAPAAADASADAPQQEAAPVQPQQPEAPLREQQLDKQGRAYATGRRKDAVARVWLKPGSGKITVNGRDQAVYFARPTLRLVINQPFGVAGREGQYDVVCTVTGGGLSGQAGAVKHGISQALTRYEPALRTTVKRAGFLTRDSRAVERKKYGRAKARRSFQFSKR; encoded by the coding sequence ATGACCGACAATCGCCAGTCCCTTGCCGATCTCGGCAATCTGACCAACCAGCCGGCCCCCGCCGCGCCGGACGCCGCCGAGGCTCCCGCCGCCGCGGACGCATCGGCCGATGCACCGCAGCAGGAGGCCGCTCCGGTCCAGCCGCAGCAGCCGGAAGCCCCGCTTCGCGAGCAGCAGCTCGACAAGCAGGGCCGCGCCTATGCCACCGGCCGCCGCAAGGACGCCGTCGCGCGCGTCTGGCTGAAGCCGGGCTCGGGCAAGATCACGGTCAACGGCCGCGATCAGGCCGTCTACTTTGCGCGCCCGACGCTGCGTCTCGTCATCAACCAGCCGTTCGGCGTCGCCGGCCGCGAAGGCCAGTATGACGTCGTCTGCACCGTCACCGGCGGCGGGCTTTCGGGCCAGGCCGGTGCGGTGAAGCACGGCATCAGCCAGGCGCTGACCCGCTACGAGCCGGCGCTGCGCACCACCGTCAAGCGTGCGGGCTTCCTCACGCGCGACAGCCGCGCGGTCGAGCGCAAGAAGTATGGCCGCGCCAAGGCGCGCCGCAGCTTCCAGTTCTCGAAGCGCTGA
- the rplM gene encoding 50S ribosomal protein L13 codes for MKALLKTTKSAKPAEVEKKWHLIDADGLVVGRLATIVANILRGKHKPSYTPHVDCGDHVVIINADKVKFTGRKLQQKMYYKHTGYPGGLKEVRADKILEGRFPERILEKAVERMIPRGPLGRDQMRALHLYNGTEHPHGGQNPETLDVAGMSRKNKVGA; via the coding sequence ATGAAGGCGCTGTTGAAGACCACGAAGTCGGCGAAGCCGGCCGAGGTCGAAAAGAAGTGGCATCTGATCGATGCCGACGGGCTGGTGGTCGGGCGTCTCGCCACGATCGTCGCCAACATCCTGCGCGGCAAGCACAAGCCGAGCTACACCCCGCACGTCGATTGTGGCGACCATGTCGTCATCATCAACGCGGACAAGGTGAAGTTCACGGGCCGCAAGCTGCAGCAGAAGATGTATTACAAGCATACCGGCTATCCGGGCGGCCTCAAGGAAGTCCGCGCCGACAAGATCCTCGAGGGTCGTTTCCCCGAGCGCATTCTTGAAAAGGCCGTCGAGCGCATGATCCCGCGCGGTCCGCTGGGCCGCGATCAGATGCGCGCGCTGCACCTCTACAACGGCACCGAGCATCCGCACGGCGGCCAGAACCCCGAAACCCTCGACGTCGCGGGCATGAGCCGCAAGAACAAGGTGGGTGCCTGA
- the cutA gene encoding divalent-cation tolerance protein CutA, giving the protein MTAIVSVYAVFANAEEAERIGRVAVEEGLAACVNILGPCRSIYRWQGAIETSSEVPVIFKTAAEAAPALTARIAALHSYDVPAIVTWPIADALPDYARWAAESSTRR; this is encoded by the coding sequence GTGACCGCGATCGTCTCTGTCTACGCGGTCTTCGCCAACGCCGAGGAGGCCGAGCGGATCGGACGCGTGGCCGTCGAGGAAGGGCTCGCCGCCTGCGTCAACATTCTGGGTCCCTGCCGGTCGATCTATCGCTGGCAGGGCGCAATCGAGACCAGCAGCGAAGTACCCGTGATCTTCAAGACCGCCGCCGAGGCCGCACCCGCGCTCACCGCCCGTATCGCCGCGCTGCACAGCTATGACGTGCCGGCCATCGTCACCTGGCCGATCGCCGATGCGCTTCCCGATTACGCGCGCTGGGCGGCGGAGAGCAGCACGCGGCGGTAG
- a CDS encoding COX15/CtaA family protein: MSSTLLQPPTARPLAIARWLYAVASLVFVMVVVGGITRLTESGLSIVHWDVVTGTLPPLNEAAWQAAFDAYRTSPQYLEINRGMSLDAFKEIYFWEYVHRLLGRVIGFAFALPLAWFAWKRAIPRGYGWRLVALLALGGLQGAIGWWMVASGLVDRPDVSHIRLAVHLLTALFIFAGLIWTALDLMDLSRDPAAKPVRMTTPGIWTLSILALQMLFGAYVAGLDAGYAYSSWPKMGDEWFPSGTPMLEPFVRNFVDNPIVVQFVHRWLAFAVAIAACLFAFTAWDRGLRREAVWVIAAVTAQILLGIGTLLTGVDIHIAVAHQGMGALLLAAVIVCAHRLGERRA, from the coding sequence ATGTCGTCCACGCTCTTGCAGCCCCCCACCGCCCGGCCGCTCGCGATCGCGCGCTGGCTCTATGCCGTCGCTTCGCTGGTCTTCGTGATGGTCGTCGTCGGCGGGATCACGCGGCTCACCGAATCAGGGCTGTCGATCGTCCATTGGGATGTGGTCACGGGGACGCTGCCGCCGCTCAACGAAGCGGCGTGGCAGGCGGCGTTCGATGCCTATCGCACCAGCCCGCAATATCTCGAGATCAATCGCGGCATGAGCCTTGATGCGTTCAAGGAGATCTATTTCTGGGAGTATGTCCACCGGTTGCTCGGCCGCGTGATCGGCTTCGCCTTCGCGCTGCCGCTCGCCTGGTTCGCGTGGAAGCGGGCGATCCCCAGGGGCTATGGCTGGCGGCTGGTCGCGCTGCTCGCACTCGGCGGACTGCAGGGCGCGATCGGCTGGTGGATGGTGGCGTCCGGCCTCGTCGACCGGCCCGACGTCAGCCACATCCGGCTCGCCGTCCACCTGCTCACCGCGCTTTTCATCTTCGCCGGGCTGATCTGGACCGCGCTGGACCTGATGGACTTGTCGCGCGACCCCGCCGCAAAGCCGGTGCGGATGACGACACCCGGTATCTGGACCCTGTCGATCCTGGCGCTGCAGATGCTGTTCGGCGCCTATGTCGCCGGGCTCGACGCCGGCTACGCCTATTCGAGCTGGCCCAAAATGGGCGACGAATGGTTCCCCTCCGGCACCCCGATGCTTGAGCCGTTCGTCCGCAACTTCGTGGACAATCCGATTGTCGTGCAGTTCGTCCATCGCTGGCTCGCCTTCGCGGTGGCGATCGCTGCCTGCCTCTTCGCCTTCACCGCCTGGGACCGCGGCTTGCGGCGCGAGGCCGTATGGGTGATTGCGGCGGTGACCGCGCAGATCCTACTCGGCATCGGCACGCTGCTGACCGGCGTCGATATTCACATCGCGGTCGCCCACCAGGGCATGGGCGCGCTGCTGCTCGCTGCGGTCATCGTCTGCGCGCACCGGCTGGGCGAACGGCGGGCGTGA
- a CDS encoding MerC domain-containing protein gives MNAIRSGGAMDRLGIMLSGLCVVHCVASAVFVAMLASAGGALLDPAIHEIGLSLAILLGVFALGRGIVDHGYMMPAAVGSLGLGVMAGAMTLDHGLGSTLYTVLGVALLALGHDLNRRAVI, from the coding sequence ATGAACGCGATCAGGTCAGGTGGTGCGATGGACCGGCTGGGCATCATGCTCTCCGGCCTGTGCGTCGTGCATTGCGTGGCGAGCGCGGTATTCGTCGCGATGCTGGCGTCCGCGGGCGGCGCATTGCTCGATCCCGCGATCCACGAGATCGGCCTTTCGCTGGCGATCCTTCTCGGCGTTTTCGCGCTTGGCCGCGGGATCGTCGATCACGGATACATGATGCCCGCCGCGGTCGGCTCGCTCGGGCTTGGCGTGATGGCGGGCGCGATGACGCTCGATCACGGCTTGGGCAGCACGCTCTACACGGTGCTTGGTGTGGCGCTGCTCGCGCTCGGCCACGATCTCAACCGTCGGGCGGTGATCTAG
- a CDS encoding Fur family transcriptional regulator, with the protein MSTAHDHHIHESRDLAVAAQSTMEKSGEQWTAMRAAVFDALAGFDKPASAYDIAEKLGQAQGRRVAANSVYRILDLFVGANLARRVESANGYIANDHPGCLHDCIFLICDTCGQAKHIDDDALSSRVRAAASETGFSPERPVIEVRGRCEDCKD; encoded by the coding sequence ATGTCGACCGCGCACGATCATCACATCCACGAAAGCCGCGATCTCGCGGTCGCCGCGCAATCGACGATGGAGAAATCGGGCGAGCAGTGGACGGCGATGCGCGCCGCGGTGTTCGATGCGCTCGCCGGGTTCGACAAGCCGGCGTCGGCCTATGACATCGCCGAGAAGCTGGGGCAGGCGCAGGGCCGCCGCGTCGCCGCCAACAGCGTCTATCGCATCCTGGACCTTTTCGTCGGCGCCAATCTCGCGCGGCGGGTGGAAAGCGCCAACGGCTATATTGCCAACGACCACCCAGGCTGCCTGCACGATTGCATCTTCCTGATCTGCGACACCTGCGGCCAGGCCAAGCATATCGACGACGATGCGCTGTCGAGCCGGGTGCGCGCGGCGGCGAGCGAGACGGGCTTTTCGCCCGAGCGCCCGGTCATCGAAGTCCGTGGCCGCTGCGAGGATTGCAAGGACTAG
- a CDS encoding 5-(carboxyamino)imidazole ribonucleotide synthase — MTVPPGSTIGIVGGGQLGRMLAMAAAQLGYRCHIYAPEDAPIAAEVAARVTRGAYDDAEALARFGAEVDVATYEFENIAAGPLSALTGKVALHPPAAALEVAQDRLSEKNFVAGLGGRPAPFAAVDDRAGLDAALAGIGAPAILKTRRFGYDGKGQARIMAAADADAAWDAVRGAPSVLEGFVRFDAEFSILLCRGTDGQAVVWDAPRNVHTNGILDTSEAPATGIAPETIAEGAALARKVADALDYVGVIALEFFATADGAVFNEMAPRVHNSGHWTIEGARTSQFENHIRAICGLPLGDTSLSAQRVTMRNLIGTDAGDWPTLLADPRAHLHLYGKRQARPGRKMGHVTWLAD, encoded by the coding sequence ATGACCGTCCCGCCGGGCTCTACCATCGGCATCGTCGGCGGCGGCCAGCTCGGCCGGATGCTGGCGATGGCCGCGGCGCAGCTCGGCTATCGCTGCCACATCTACGCGCCCGAAGATGCGCCGATCGCCGCCGAAGTCGCCGCGCGCGTCACCCGCGGCGCCTATGACGATGCGGAGGCACTGGCTAGGTTCGGCGCCGAGGTCGACGTCGCGACCTACGAGTTCGAGAATATCGCCGCCGGCCCGCTGTCGGCGCTGACCGGCAAGGTCGCACTGCATCCGCCCGCCGCGGCGCTGGAGGTGGCGCAGGACCGGCTGAGCGAGAAGAATTTCGTCGCCGGGCTGGGCGGGCGGCCCGCGCCGTTCGCGGCGGTCGACGACCGCGCCGGACTCGACGCCGCGCTCGCCGGGATCGGCGCGCCGGCGATCCTGAAGACGCGGCGGTTCGGCTATGACGGCAAGGGCCAGGCGCGGATCATGGCCGCAGCGGACGCCGATGCGGCATGGGACGCGGTGCGCGGCGCGCCGTCCGTGCTGGAAGGCTTCGTCCGCTTCGACGCGGAATTTTCGATCCTGCTGTGCCGCGGCACCGATGGCCAGGCGGTGGTCTGGGACGCGCCGCGCAACGTCCATACCAACGGCATCCTCGACACCAGCGAGGCGCCTGCGACCGGCATCGCGCCGGAGACGATCGCCGAGGGCGCCGCGCTGGCGCGCAAGGTGGCGGACGCGCTCGATTATGTCGGCGTCATCGCGTTGGAGTTTTTCGCGACGGCGGATGGCGCGGTGTTCAACGAGATGGCGCCGCGCGTCCACAACAGCGGACACTGGACGATCGAAGGGGCGCGCACCTCGCAGTTCGAAAACCACATCCGCGCGATCTGCGGCCTGCCGCTCGGCGACACGTCGCTGTCGGCCCAGCGGGTAACGATGCGCAATCTGATCGGCACCGACGCCGGCGACTGGCCGACGCTTCTGGCCGATCCGCGCGCGCATCTGCATCTTTATGGAAAACGTCAGGCACGGCCCGGGCGCAAGATGGGCCACGTCACCTGGCTTGCTGACTAG
- the purE gene encoding 5-(carboxyamino)imidazole ribonucleotide mutase, with product MADEATIGIIMGSRSDWETMRHAAETLEALGVSHEVKVVSAHRTPDRLYDYAKSAAGRGLRAIIAGAGGAAHLPGMAAAMTRLPVLGVPVESKALSGWDSLLSIVQMPAGIPVGTLAIGKAGAVNAALLAAAMLATTDDALAGRLEAWREKQTSDVAETPE from the coding sequence ATGGCAGACGAAGCGACGATCGGGATTATCATGGGCAGCCGCTCCGATTGGGAGACGATGCGCCATGCCGCGGAGACGCTCGAAGCGCTCGGCGTGTCGCATGAGGTGAAGGTCGTCTCCGCGCACCGCACGCCCGACCGGCTCTACGATTATGCCAAGTCCGCCGCCGGGCGCGGCCTCAGGGCGATCATCGCCGGCGCGGGCGGCGCGGCGCACCTGCCCGGCATGGCGGCGGCGATGACGCGGCTGCCGGTGCTCGGCGTGCCGGTCGAATCCAAGGCGCTGTCGGGCTGGGACAGCCTGCTTTCGATCGTCCAGATGCCCGCCGGCATTCCGGTCGGCACGCTCGCGATCGGCAAGGCGGGCGCGGTCAACGCCGCGCTCCTCGCCGCCGCGATGCTCGCCACCACCGACGATGCGCTCGCCGGGCGGCTGGAGGCGTGGCGCGAAAAGCAGACCAGCGACGTGGCCGAAACGCCCGAATGA
- a CDS encoding GGDEF domain-containing protein has protein sequence MNIHGNIVAGIPVEDMTSEVRAAIGQLSDENALLRAALAETRERVQELERTADSDVLTPLPNRRRFLAELERAVSRANRHGTPSAVLFVDLAGLKAINDAHGHFAGDAALIHVAGLLAGLIRTTDCAARVGGDEFGLILDHLDHNSAIETAERIARCIATNPLDIGGSELALESAIGVATVLTGDTVEDVLRRADRNKARAKRDG, from the coding sequence ATGAACATCCACGGCAATATCGTCGCCGGCATTCCGGTCGAGGACATGACGAGCGAGGTGCGCGCCGCGATCGGCCAGCTCTCCGACGAGAATGCGCTGCTCCGCGCCGCACTCGCCGAAACGCGCGAGCGGGTGCAGGAGCTGGAGCGCACCGCCGACAGCGACGTGCTGACGCCGCTCCCCAACCGCCGCCGCTTCCTTGCCGAACTCGAGCGCGCGGTAAGCCGCGCCAATCGCCACGGCACGCCGTCGGCGGTGCTGTTCGTCGATCTCGCCGGGCTGAAGGCGATCAACGACGCGCACGGCCATTTCGCGGGCGACGCGGCGCTGATCCATGTCGCCGGGCTGCTCGCCGGGCTGATCCGCACCACCGATTGCGCGGCGCGCGTTGGCGGCGACGAGTTCGGACTGATCCTCGACCATCTCGATCACAACAGCGCGATCGAGACCGCGGAGCGCATCGCGCGCTGCATCGCCACCAACCCGCTCGACATCGGCGGCAGCGAGCTGGCGTTGGAGTCCGCGATCGGCGTCGCGACGGTGCTGACCGGCGATACGGTGGAGGACGTCCTCCGCCGCGCCGACCGCAACAAGGCACGCGCCAAGCGCGACGGCTGA
- the gpmA gene encoding 2,3-diphosphoglycerate-dependent phosphoglycerate mutase, protein MPTLVLIRHGQSAWNLENRFTGWWDVNLTPQGEAEAKAAGELLAERGLDFDICFTSLQTRAIKTLNIALEAMGRLWLPVEKHWRLNERHYGGLTGLDKAETAAKHSAEQVHIWRRSFDIPPPAMEPGGDFDLTNDRRYAGIEIPSHESLKDTIARVLPYWEERIIPELKEGRRVLVSAHGNSLRALVKHLNRITDADISGLEIPTGQPIVFELDDSLDAKDFYYLKDR, encoded by the coding sequence ATGCCCACGCTCGTCCTCATCCGTCATGGCCAGTCGGCCTGGAACCTGGAGAATCGCTTCACCGGCTGGTGGGACGTCAACCTGACGCCGCAGGGCGAAGCGGAAGCCAAGGCGGCGGGCGAGCTGCTCGCCGAGCGCGGGCTCGATTTCGACATCTGTTTCACCAGCCTCCAGACGCGCGCGATCAAGACGCTCAACATCGCGCTGGAGGCGATGGGGCGTCTGTGGTTGCCGGTCGAAAAGCATTGGCGGCTGAACGAGCGCCACTATGGCGGGCTCACTGGGCTCGACAAGGCGGAGACGGCGGCGAAGCATAGCGCCGAGCAGGTCCATATCTGGCGGCGCTCGTTCGACATCCCGCCGCCCGCGATGGAGCCGGGCGGCGACTTCGATCTCACCAACGACCGTCGCTACGCGGGGATCGAGATCCCGTCGCACGAAAGCCTCAAGGACACGATCGCGCGCGTGCTGCCTTATTGGGAGGAGCGGATCATCCCCGAGCTGAAAGAGGGCCGCCGCGTGCTCGTCTCCGCGCACGGCAATTCGCTCCGCGCGCTCGTCAAGCATCTCAACCGGATCACCGATGCGGACATCAGCGGGCTGGAGATCCCGACCGGCCAGCCGATCGTCTTCGAGCTCGACGACAGCCTCGACGCGAAAGACTTCTACTATCTGAAGGACCGCTAG